One segment of Dolichospermum sp. DET69 DNA contains the following:
- a CDS encoding cyanobactin biosynthesis system PatB/AcyB/McaB family protein, whose translation MRLPKLSPPVKRPDIIYPHRSVDVIHGRVEDLVSIRMDLLHGANYNDPAAFQNRSYQQIKSSCSCMI comes from the coding sequence ATGAGATTACCCAAACTTTCCCCACCAGTAAAAAGACCGGATATTATTTATCCTCATCGTTCTGTTGATGTAATTCACGGTAGAGTCGAAGATTTAGTGAGCATTCGTATGGATTTATTACATGGTGCTAATTATAATGACCCCGCTGCATTTCAAAATCGTAGTTATCAGCAAATTAAATCTTCTTGTAGTTGCATGATTTAG